A single window of Mycolicibacterium madagascariense DNA harbors:
- a CDS encoding WhiB family transcriptional regulator, which translates to MSAQTCRERTFPAVPCHVGDPDLWFAENPLELERAKTLCADCPIRRECLAEALNRQEPWGVWGGEIIERGTIVARKRPRGRPRKHPVANPAAA; encoded by the coding sequence ATGTCTGCGCAGACATGCCGCGAGAGGACGTTTCCGGCGGTGCCGTGCCACGTCGGTGATCCCGACCTGTGGTTCGCCGAGAACCCCCTCGAACTGGAACGGGCCAAGACGCTGTGCGCGGACTGCCCGATCCGCCGCGAATGCCTCGCCGAGGCGCTGAACCGTCAAGAGCCGTGGGGCGTCTGGGGCGGGGAGATCATCGAGCGCGGCACGATCGTGGCGCGCAAGCGTCCGCGGGGCCGTCCCCGCAAGCACCCGGTGGCGAATCCGGCAGCCGCCTGA
- a CDS encoding macrolide-binding ATPase MABP-1 produces the protein MDDGGVADIKRGRAARNAKLASLPVGIAGRAALGFGKRLTGSSKDEVNAELMEKAANQLFTVLGELKGGAMKVGQALSVMEAAVPEQFGEPYREALTKLQKDAPPLPADKVHRVLNAQLGTKWRDRFSSFDDTPIASASIGQVHKAVWADGRPVAVKIQYPGADEALRADLKTMKRMVSVFKQLSPGANVQAVVDELIERTEMELDYRLEADNQRAFAKGYRDHPHFVVPAIVASAPKVVVAEWMDGIPMAEIIRTGTPEQRDIVGTRLVELTYDAPRRIEMMHGDAHPGNFMLLPGDKLGVLDFGAVAPLPGGIPVELGLTVRYAYEKDYDNLLPTMEKIGFIQRGQQVSPREIDDMLRQYVEPLEVEVFHYTRKWLQKMAAANMDISAETIKTARQMDIPAKLAIPMRVIASIVAISCQLDAHIPTRALAAEFIPGFAD, from the coding sequence GTGGATGATGGAGGGGTGGCAGACATCAAACGTGGCCGAGCTGCGCGAAACGCAAAGCTCGCAAGCCTTCCCGTCGGCATCGCCGGCCGTGCCGCACTGGGTTTCGGCAAACGGTTGACCGGCTCGTCGAAGGACGAGGTGAACGCCGAACTCATGGAGAAGGCCGCCAATCAGCTCTTCACCGTGCTGGGTGAGCTCAAGGGCGGGGCGATGAAGGTCGGCCAGGCCCTGTCGGTGATGGAGGCCGCGGTCCCCGAGCAATTCGGCGAGCCCTACCGCGAGGCGCTGACCAAACTGCAGAAGGATGCGCCGCCGCTCCCCGCGGACAAGGTGCACCGGGTGCTCAACGCCCAGCTGGGCACCAAGTGGCGAGACCGGTTCAGCTCCTTCGACGACACGCCCATCGCCTCGGCCAGCATCGGGCAGGTGCACAAGGCGGTCTGGGCCGACGGTCGTCCGGTCGCGGTCAAGATCCAGTACCCGGGCGCCGACGAGGCCCTGCGTGCCGACCTGAAGACCATGAAGCGGATGGTCTCGGTCTTCAAGCAGCTCTCCCCCGGCGCCAACGTCCAGGCCGTCGTCGACGAGCTGATCGAGCGCACCGAGATGGAGTTGGACTACCGCCTCGAGGCCGACAATCAGCGGGCCTTCGCCAAGGGCTACCGGGACCACCCGCACTTCGTGGTGCCCGCCATCGTCGCGAGCGCCCCCAAGGTGGTCGTCGCCGAGTGGATGGACGGCATCCCGATGGCGGAGATCATCCGGACCGGCACACCCGAGCAGCGCGACATCGTCGGGACGCGGCTGGTCGAACTGACCTATGACGCACCGCGCCGCATCGAGATGATGCACGGCGACGCCCATCCGGGAAACTTCATGCTGCTGCCGGGCGACAAGCTCGGCGTGCTGGACTTCGGCGCCGTGGCACCGCTGCCGGGAGGCATCCCCGTCGAACTCGGGTTGACCGTGCGCTACGCGTACGAGAAGGACTACGACAACCTGCTCCCGACGATGGAGAAGATCGGCTTCATCCAACGGGGACAACAGGTTTCACCGCGCGAGATCGACGACATGCTGCGCCAGTACGTCGAACCGCTCGAGGTCGAGGTGTTCCACTACACCCGCAAGTGGCTGCAGAAGATGGCGGCCGCCAACATGGACATCTCGGCCGAGACGATTAAGACCGCGCGTCAGATGGACATCCCCGCCAAATTGGCCATCCCCATGCGGGTCATCGCCTCCATCGTCGCGATCTCCTGCCAGCTCGACGCCCACATCCCGACGAGAGCGCTTGCCGCGGAGTTCATTCCGGGCTTCGCCGACTGA
- the mrf gene encoding ribosome hibernation factor-recruiting GTPase MRF, which produces MRTPVVLTAGQGDTDAVTGALLQQPGTLVVEHVFDGHVVRRRVVTLRDGVVDTVETALELAHGCVACTVRNDLLILLRLLHRRDDVDRIVVRLAPWLEPEPICWAINHVAVRVGPGYVDGPAARDVQVTGVITTVDGYQWLTQALDDEELSDGRTVAQVVVGQAEFADVLVPTIPDPATLAVLRRLAPRARLTVGVDRVEMALANLEPDARRGRSDGPHDPLLAGQPVLGADGAVRLVEFTAARPFHPQRLHAAIDLLLEGVVRSRGRLWLATQSSQAMWLQSAGGGLRMDTAGTWLAAMTPSELAYVSPQRRALADLLWTEEHGDRHTSMTILVCGADPDQIVSALHGALLTDREMDAPNEWHTYPDPLGEWHRDPCDDLAELTDESPPGRRATEP; this is translated from the coding sequence GTGCGCACTCCGGTGGTGCTGACGGCGGGCCAGGGCGACACCGACGCGGTGACGGGTGCGCTGCTGCAGCAGCCGGGCACACTCGTCGTCGAGCACGTCTTCGACGGGCACGTCGTGCGGCGCCGAGTGGTCACCCTGCGCGACGGGGTAGTCGACACCGTCGAGACGGCGCTCGAACTGGCCCACGGGTGCGTCGCCTGCACGGTGCGCAACGACCTCCTGATCCTGTTGCGTCTGCTGCACCGGCGCGACGACGTCGACCGGATCGTCGTGCGGTTGGCCCCCTGGCTGGAACCCGAGCCCATCTGCTGGGCGATCAATCACGTCGCAGTGAGGGTCGGACCCGGCTACGTGGACGGACCCGCGGCGCGCGACGTCCAGGTCACGGGCGTCATCACCACCGTCGACGGGTACCAGTGGCTGACCCAGGCGCTCGATGACGAGGAATTGTCCGATGGCCGGACCGTGGCCCAGGTGGTGGTGGGTCAGGCCGAGTTCGCCGACGTCCTGGTTCCGACCATTCCCGATCCGGCGACGCTGGCGGTGTTGCGCAGGCTCGCACCCCGGGCCCGGCTGACCGTCGGCGTGGACCGCGTCGAGATGGCGCTGGCGAACCTCGAACCCGATGCCCGACGCGGGCGCAGCGACGGTCCCCACGACCCGCTGCTGGCCGGGCAACCCGTCCTCGGCGCCGACGGGGCCGTGCGACTGGTCGAGTTCACGGCAGCACGGCCGTTCCACCCGCAACGCCTGCACGCCGCCATCGACCTGCTCCTGGAGGGGGTGGTGCGCAGCCGGGGCAGGCTGTGGTTGGCGACCCAGTCCTCGCAGGCGATGTGGTTGCAATCCGCCGGCGGCGGGCTGCGCATGGACACCGCAGGGACGTGGCTCGCCGCGATGACCCCGTCCGAACTGGCCTACGTCAGTCCCCAGCGACGAGCGCTCGCGGACCTGCTGTGGACCGAGGAGCACGGTGACCGGCACACCTCGATGACGATCCTGGTGTGTGGCGCCGACCCGGACCAGATCGTCTCCGCACTGCACGGCGCCCTGCTGACCGACCGGGAGATGGACGCGCCGAACGAATGGCACACCTACCCCGATCCCTTGGGCGAATGGCACCGCGACCCCTGCGACGACCTCGCCGAGCTCACCGACGAGTCACCACCGGGGCGACGCGCGACGGAACCGTGA
- a CDS encoding TOMM precursor leader peptide-binding protein: MPPHTLNPAMPVLVRPDGVVQVGWDPRRAMLVVPPDGLSAPALADLLRAMQSGVSADELRALACNRGVADPASVTALVDSLVANGLATDTPPHRRSAAIRIHGRGPLSDLLASALRCSGARVKNSRLTHGVDPGTTDLVVLADYLVADPRLVGELHAARIPHLPVRVRDGTGLVGPLVLPGLTSCLGCADLYRSDRDAAWPAVAAQLRDTVGSADRATMLGTAALALSQVDRVIRAVHESADPRQAGEPPPTLDTTLEFDVRTGSTTSRRWQRHPRCGC, encoded by the coding sequence ATGCCACCGCACACCCTCAACCCCGCGATGCCGGTGTTGGTCAGGCCCGACGGCGTCGTCCAGGTGGGCTGGGATCCACGGCGCGCCATGCTCGTGGTGCCGCCCGACGGGTTGTCGGCGCCCGCTCTCGCCGACCTGTTGCGCGCCATGCAATCCGGCGTCTCGGCCGACGAACTGCGCGCGTTGGCGTGCAACCGCGGTGTCGCCGACCCAGCGTCGGTGACGGCCCTGGTCGACTCGCTCGTCGCCAACGGTTTGGCGACGGACACCCCGCCGCACCGACGCTCGGCCGCGATCCGCATCCACGGCCGCGGTCCCCTGTCGGACCTGCTGGCCAGCGCATTGCGGTGCTCGGGGGCCAGGGTCAAGAACAGCAGGCTCACCCACGGGGTCGATCCGGGGACGACCGATCTCGTGGTGCTGGCGGACTACCTGGTCGCCGACCCGCGCCTCGTCGGCGAACTGCATGCGGCGCGGATACCGCATCTCCCGGTCCGGGTGCGCGACGGCACGGGGCTGGTCGGGCCGCTGGTGCTCCCCGGTCTGACGAGTTGCCTCGGGTGCGCCGACCTCTACCGCAGCGACCGGGACGCCGCATGGCCCGCCGTGGCCGCCCAGTTGCGCGACACCGTCGGGAGCGCAGACCGCGCCACCATGCTCGGCACCGCGGCGTTGGCCCTGAGCCAGGTCGACCGGGTCATCCGTGCCGTGCACGAGTCCGCCGATCCACGCCAGGCGGGTGAGCCACCCCCCACCTTGGACACGACCCTGGAGTTCGACGTCCGTACGGGCTCGACCACCAGCCGGCGGTGGCAGCGCCATCCCCGGTGTGGCTGCTGA
- a CDS encoding zinc-dependent metalloprotease: MADLPFGFSSSDGQGDDPNRDDRKKDPNKGSPSDPFGFGGGEFDMKDLGQIFSKLGEMFSGAGNTMASGGQSGPVNYDLARQLASSSIGFVKPVPEQTSNAVADAVRLADTWLDGVTPLPSGASSTAAWTPSDWLDNTLATWKRLCDPVAEQMSTVWASALPEEAKAMAGPLLAMMTQMGGMAFGSQLGQALGTLSREVLTSTDIGLPLGPKGVAALMPEAIETFAEGLEQPRSEIMMFLAAREAAHHRLFSHVPWLSTQLLSAVEAFARGMKVDTSGLQDLAQGFNPAALADPSAMEQLLNQGIFEPKSTPEQVAALERLETLLALIEGWVETAVTDALGDRIPGTLALSETLRRRRATGGPAEQTFATLVGLELRPRKLREAAVLWRRLTEAAGSDARDAVWQHPDLLPDTNDLDEPAGFIDRVVGGDTSGIDEAIADLEKDFGDDSK; this comes from the coding sequence ATGGCTGACCTGCCCTTCGGCTTCTCCTCCTCAGACGGTCAGGGAGACGACCCCAACCGAGACGACCGCAAGAAGGATCCGAACAAGGGGTCGCCGTCGGACCCGTTCGGGTTCGGCGGTGGCGAATTCGACATGAAGGACCTCGGCCAGATCTTCTCCAAGCTCGGTGAGATGTTCAGCGGCGCAGGCAACACGATGGCCAGCGGCGGACAGTCCGGCCCCGTCAACTACGACCTCGCCAGGCAGCTGGCGTCAAGCTCGATCGGGTTCGTCAAGCCGGTGCCCGAACAGACCAGCAACGCCGTGGCCGACGCGGTACGGCTCGCCGACACCTGGCTCGACGGCGTCACCCCGCTCCCCTCGGGCGCCAGCAGCACCGCGGCGTGGACACCCAGCGACTGGCTCGACAACACCCTCGCCACCTGGAAGCGACTGTGCGACCCGGTAGCCGAGCAGATGTCGACGGTATGGGCCTCCGCGCTGCCCGAAGAGGCCAAGGCCATGGCGGGTCCGCTGCTGGCGATGATGACGCAGATGGGCGGCATGGCGTTCGGCTCACAGCTGGGCCAGGCGCTCGGCACGCTGTCGCGAGAAGTGTTGACCTCCACCGACATTGGGCTGCCGCTTGGGCCCAAGGGTGTAGCCGCCCTCATGCCGGAGGCCATCGAGACCTTCGCCGAGGGACTCGAGCAGCCGCGCAGCGAGATCATGATGTTCCTGGCCGCGCGGGAAGCCGCGCACCACCGGCTGTTCAGTCACGTGCCGTGGCTGTCGACCCAGTTGCTCAGCGCCGTCGAGGCCTTCGCGCGCGGCATGAAGGTGGACACCAGCGGCCTGCAGGATCTGGCGCAGGGCTTCAACCCGGCCGCCCTGGCCGACCCGTCGGCGATGGAACAGCTGCTGAACCAGGGCATCTTCGAGCCCAAGTCGACGCCCGAGCAGGTGGCGGCCCTGGAACGGCTCGAGACGTTGCTAGCGCTCATCGAGGGCTGGGTGGAGACCGCCGTGACCGATGCGCTCGGCGATCGAATCCCCGGCACGTTGGCGTTGAGCGAGACGCTGCGCCGGCGCCGCGCCACCGGCGGTCCTGCCGAGCAGACGTTCGCCACGCTGGTCGGCCTCGAGCTGCGTCCGCGCAAGCTGCGTGAGGCCGCGGTGCTGTGGCGGCGGCTGACCGAAGCGGCGGGCTCCGACGCCCGCGACGCAGTGTGGCAGCACCCCGATCTGCTCCCCGATACGAACGATTTGGACGAGCCCGCGGGCTTCATCGACCGCGTCGTCGGCGGCGACACCAGCGGTATCGACGAGGCGATCGCCGATCTCGAGAAGGACTTCGGGGACGACTCGAAGTAA
- a CDS encoding YlbL family protein — protein sequence MGGANRRVLTLVVALVPIVIFGLLLSVVTVPFVGLGPGPTFNTLGEVEGKQVVDIKGTDVKPTSGHLNMTTVSQSDGLTLGQALRLWMSGDEQLVPRDLVYPPDKSKDDIDKENTSDFKQSEDSAEYAALGYLKYPEAVTVQSVTDPGPSAGKLQDGDAIDMVNDKPVAKLDQFTAILKTTKPGDPLVVDYRRKDGSLGTTTITLGKNGDRTYGYLGVGVLDAPWAPFTIDFNLANIGGPSAGLMFSLAVVDKLTTGDLNGGKFIAGTGTITGEGKVGPIGGITHKMYAAKEAGATAFLVPADNCHEAKSAHDDGLQLIKVNDLSGAVDALKAYSAGGEPPHC from the coding sequence ATGGGTGGTGCGAACAGACGCGTCTTGACGCTGGTGGTGGCGCTGGTGCCGATCGTGATCTTCGGTCTGCTGCTGTCGGTGGTGACGGTGCCGTTCGTGGGTCTCGGTCCCGGTCCGACGTTCAACACGCTCGGCGAGGTCGAGGGCAAGCAGGTCGTCGACATCAAGGGCACGGACGTGAAGCCGACGTCGGGCCACCTCAACATGACCACCGTCAGCCAGAGCGACGGCCTCACCCTCGGCCAGGCGCTGCGGCTGTGGATGTCGGGCGACGAGCAGCTGGTGCCGCGCGATCTGGTGTATCCGCCGGACAAGTCGAAGGACGACATCGACAAGGAGAACACCTCGGACTTCAAGCAGTCCGAGGACAGCGCCGAGTACGCGGCACTGGGCTACCTCAAGTACCCGGAGGCCGTGACCGTGCAGAGCGTGACCGATCCCGGGCCGTCGGCGGGCAAGCTGCAGGACGGTGACGCGATCGACATGGTGAACGACAAGCCCGTCGCCAAGCTCGACCAGTTCACGGCGATCCTCAAGACCACCAAGCCCGGCGATCCGCTCGTCGTCGACTACCGCCGCAAGGACGGTTCGCTGGGCACGACGACGATCACGCTCGGCAAGAACGGTGACCGCACATACGGCTACCTCGGGGTCGGCGTGCTCGACGCGCCGTGGGCGCCGTTCACGATCGACTTCAACCTGGCGAACATCGGCGGCCCGTCGGCGGGGTTGATGTTCAGCCTCGCGGTGGTGGACAAGCTGACCACTGGCGACCTCAACGGCGGCAAGTTCATCGCGGGAACCGGAACGATCACCGGCGAGGGCAAGGTCGGGCCGATCGGCGGGATCACCCACAAGATGTACGCGGCCAAGGAGGCAGGCGCGACGGCGTTCCTGGTGCCGGCCGACAATTGCCACGAGGCGAAATCCGCCCACGACGACGGTCTGCAGCTGATCAAGGTGAACGACCTAAGCGGCGCGGTCGATGCATTGAAGGCCTATTCGGCCGGTGGCGAACCCCCGCATTGTTGA
- a CDS encoding UPF0182 family protein, whose amino-acid sequence MGMRPAARMPKLTRRSRILIFIALAVVVLLLIGPRLIDTYVDWLWFGELGYRSVFTTTLGTRLVVFLVAAALIGGVVFAALSLAYRNRPVFVPTAGPNDPVARYRTSVMARLKLFGIGIPLFIGLLAGIVAQTYWVQVQLFLHGGDFGVTDPQFGLDLGFYAFDLPFYRLVLNFLFVATFLALIANLLGHYLFGGIRLSGRTGALSRSARVQLVTLVGTLVLLKAFAYWLDRYELLSHTRGGKPFTGAGYTDINAVLPAKLILLAIALICAVAVFSAVVLRDLRIPAIGVVLLLLSSLIVGAGWPLIIEQFSVKPNAAQKESEYISRSITATRQAYGLTDRDVTYRDYSGDAQTTAQQVASDRATTSNIRLLDPTIVSPAFTQFQQGKNFYLFPDQLAIDRYNAPDGSLRDYVVAARELSSDRLIDNQRDWINRHTVYTHGNGFIASPANTVRGVANDPNQNGGYPEFLASVVGANGSVVSPGPAPLDQPRIYYGPVIANTAEDYAIVGKNGPDREYDYETNTETKNYTYAGSGGVPIGDWLSRSVFAAKFTERNFLFSNVIGENSRILFNRDPAQRVQAVAPWLTTDTSVYPAIVNKRMVWIVDGYTTLDNYPYSELTSLSSATADSNEVALNRLALDKQVSYIRNSVKATVDAYDGTVTLYAQDESDPVLKAWESVFPGTVKPKSDISPELQQHLRYPEDLFKVQRALLAKYHVNDPVTFFSTSDFWDVPLDPNPTASSFQPPYYIVAKDIASNDDSASFQLTSAMNRFRRDFLAAYISASSDPSTYGKITVLTIPGQVNGPKLANNAITTDTAVSQDLGVIGRDNQNRIRWGNLLTLPVAQGGLLYVEPVYASPGASDAASSYPRLIRVAMMYNDKVGYGPTVRDALDELFGPGAGATATGPAPTDLPAGQQAPPAGAAPQGNAQQAAPPGTEQGRAPEVPSPVAAPGGATQLSAAKAAALQQVQTALDGVRQAQQSGNFADYGRALQNLDDAMGKYRDAK is encoded by the coding sequence GTGGGGATGCGGCCCGCGGCACGGATGCCGAAGCTGACTCGACGTAGCCGAATTCTGATCTTCATCGCGCTTGCCGTCGTGGTCCTGTTGCTCATCGGTCCCCGCCTGATCGACACCTACGTCGACTGGCTGTGGTTCGGCGAGCTCGGTTACCGCTCGGTGTTCACCACCACTCTGGGCACCCGGCTCGTCGTGTTCCTGGTGGCGGCCGCGCTGATCGGGGGCGTGGTGTTCGCCGCGCTGTCGCTGGCCTACCGCAACCGGCCGGTGTTCGTCCCAACCGCCGGGCCGAACGATCCCGTGGCCCGCTACCGCACGTCGGTGATGGCCCGGCTCAAGCTGTTCGGCATCGGCATCCCCCTGTTCATCGGGCTGCTCGCGGGCATCGTCGCGCAGACCTACTGGGTGCAGGTGCAGTTGTTCCTGCATGGCGGCGACTTCGGCGTCACCGATCCGCAGTTCGGCCTCGACCTCGGCTTCTATGCCTTCGATCTGCCGTTCTACCGGTTGGTCCTGAACTTCCTGTTCGTCGCGACGTTCCTGGCGCTCATCGCGAACCTGTTGGGGCACTACCTCTTCGGCGGGATCCGGCTCTCGGGTCGCACGGGCGCGCTGAGCCGTTCGGCCCGCGTGCAGCTCGTCACGCTGGTGGGCACGCTGGTCCTGCTGAAGGCGTTCGCCTACTGGCTGGACCGCTACGAGCTGCTCAGCCACACCCGCGGCGGCAAGCCGTTCACCGGCGCCGGCTACACCGACATCAACGCGGTACTGCCCGCGAAGTTGATCCTGCTGGCGATCGCGCTGATCTGCGCGGTGGCGGTCTTCTCCGCCGTGGTGCTGCGCGATCTGCGCATCCCGGCGATCGGGGTGGTGCTCCTGCTGTTGAGCTCATTGATCGTCGGCGCGGGCTGGCCACTGATCATCGAGCAGTTCAGCGTCAAACCCAATGCGGCGCAGAAGGAAAGCGAATACATCAGTCGCAGCATCACGGCGACGCGGCAGGCCTACGGCCTGACCGACCGGGACGTCACGTATCGCGACTACAGCGGCGACGCCCAGACCACCGCGCAGCAGGTGGCGTCCGACAGGGCGACGACGTCGAACATCCGACTCCTCGACCCCACGATCGTCAGCCCCGCGTTCACGCAGTTCCAGCAGGGCAAGAACTTCTACCTGTTCCCCGATCAGCTCGCCATCGACCGGTACAACGCACCGGACGGCAGTCTGCGCGACTACGTGGTCGCCGCGCGGGAACTGAGTTCCGACCGGTTGATCGACAACCAGCGCGACTGGATCAACCGGCACACCGTCTACACCCACGGCAACGGCTTCATCGCCTCGCCGGCCAACACCGTCCGCGGCGTCGCCAACGATCCGAACCAGAACGGCGGCTACCCGGAGTTTCTCGCCAGCGTCGTGGGTGCCAATGGCAGTGTGGTGTCACCGGGTCCCGCGCCGTTGGACCAGCCGCGCATCTACTACGGCCCGGTCATCGCCAACACCGCCGAGGACTATGCGATCGTGGGCAAGAACGGCCCCGACCGCGAGTACGACTACGAGACCAACACCGAGACGAAGAACTACACCTACGCCGGTAGCGGCGGCGTGCCCATCGGAGACTGGTTGTCGCGGAGCGTGTTCGCGGCCAAGTTCACCGAGCGGAACTTCTTGTTCTCCAACGTGATCGGGGAGAACAGCCGAATCCTGTTCAACCGCGACCCCGCGCAGCGCGTGCAGGCGGTGGCGCCGTGGCTGACCACCGACACCAGCGTGTATCCGGCCATCGTCAACAAGCGGATGGTGTGGATCGTCGACGGCTACACGACGCTGGACAACTATCCGTACTCCGAGCTGACGTCGCTGTCGTCGGCCACCGCCGACTCGAACGAGGTGGCGCTCAACCGGTTGGCGCTCGACAAGCAGGTGTCCTACATCCGCAACTCGGTGAAGGCCACCGTCGACGCCTACGACGGCACCGTCACGCTGTATGCGCAGGACGAGAGCGACCCGGTGCTCAAGGCGTGGGAGTCGGTGTTCCCCGGCACGGTCAAGCCGAAGAGCGACATCAGCCCGGAACTGCAGCAGCACCTGCGCTACCCGGAGGATCTGTTCAAGGTGCAGCGTGCGCTGCTCGCCAAGTACCACGTGAACGACCCGGTGACGTTCTTCTCGACGTCGGACTTCTGGGACGTCCCGCTCGATCCGAACCCGACGGCCAGCAGCTTCCAGCCGCCGTACTACATCGTCGCGAAAGACATTGCGTCCAACGATGATTCAGCGTCCTTCCAGCTGACCAGTGCGATGAACAGATTCAGACGGGACTTCCTGGCGGCCTACATCAGCGCCAGTTCGGATCCCTCGACGTACGGCAAGATCACCGTCCTGACCATCCCCGGTCAGGTCAACGGTCCCAAGCTGGCCAACAACGCGATCACCACTGACACCGCGGTCAGTCAGGACCTCGGCGTCATTGGCCGCGACAATCAGAACCGCATCAGATGGGGCAACCTGCTGACGCTGCCGGTCGCGCAGGGCGGACTGCTGTACGTGGAGCCGGTGTACGCCTCGCCAGGGGCCAGTGACGCCGCCTCGTCCTATCCGCGTCTGATCCGCGTCGCGATGATGTACAACGACAAGGTCGGCTACGGGCCCACCGTCCGCGACGCGCTCGACGAGCTGTTCGGTCCGGGCGCGGGCGCCACCGCCACCGGTCCGGCGCCGACGGATCTGCCGGCTGGACAGCAGGCGCCACCGGCGGGTGCTGCGCCACAGGGCAATGCGCAACAGGCTGCGCCGCCGGGCACCGAGCAGGGTCGGGCCCCGGAGGTGCCGAGCCCAGTGGCCGCCCCCGGTGGGGCGACGCAGTTGTCGGCCGCGAAAGCAGCTGCGCTGCAACAGGTTCAGACTGCCCTCGACGGCGTGCGACAGGCTCAGCAGAGCGGCAACTTCGCCGACTACGGTCGGGCGCTGCAGAACCTCGACGACGCCATGGGCAAGTACCGCGACGCGAAGTAA
- a CDS encoding SDR family NAD(P)-dependent oxidoreductase, protein MTQAPLEDPQPGTRTALVTGGSSGIGRSIVTALVGAGFHVFVTGRRQPELDSLVEEFGDGVTTVRGDVSHLDDLDGVYTQVAQRGRGLDLVVANAGGGTFATLQDLEPEAFDQTFAVNVRGTVFTVQKSLPQLNAHASIIVLGSTSAARATAAFGVYSASKAAIRQFSRVWAIELAPRGIRVNTVTPGPTETPGLAGLAADPAEAQALLDQEAGRVPLRRLGQPSEIADAVLFLASPRASFITGTELFVDGGESQV, encoded by the coding sequence ATGACTCAGGCACCGCTCGAGGATCCACAGCCGGGAACCCGGACCGCGTTGGTCACCGGCGGAAGCTCGGGCATCGGCCGCTCAATCGTCACGGCTCTGGTCGGCGCAGGCTTCCACGTGTTCGTGACGGGGCGACGCCAGCCCGAACTCGACTCGTTAGTCGAGGAATTCGGCGACGGGGTCACGACCGTGCGTGGTGACGTGTCCCATCTGGACGACCTCGACGGCGTATACACCCAGGTGGCTCAACGCGGTCGGGGATTGGATCTCGTCGTGGCCAACGCCGGCGGCGGCACGTTCGCAACGTTGCAAGACCTGGAGCCGGAGGCCTTCGACCAGACCTTCGCCGTCAACGTTCGCGGGACGGTGTTCACAGTCCAGAAGTCACTCCCGCAGCTGAACGCGCACGCCTCCATCATCGTGCTCGGATCGACCTCGGCAGCGCGAGCCACGGCAGCGTTCGGCGTCTACTCGGCGAGCAAGGCCGCCATACGTCAGTTCAGCCGTGTCTGGGCCATCGAGCTTGCGCCGCGGGGCATCCGGGTCAACACCGTCACTCCGGGTCCCACGGAAACGCCGGGACTCGCCGGTCTCGCCGCCGACCCGGCTGAGGCGCAAGCCCTCTTGGACCAGGAGGCGGGTCGCGTGCCGCTCCGCAGGCTCGGACAGCCGTCGGAGATCGCCGACGCCGTGCTCTTCCTGGCGTCGCCTCGAGCCAGCTTCATCACCGGAACGGAACTGTTCGTCGACGGTGGGGAATCGCAAGTCTGA
- a CDS encoding class I SAM-dependent methyltransferase, with amino-acid sequence MDDDTRTAYERGAASYAQEWEDEQDAPTDLYDLLAEFFTPGTAFDVGCGSGRDAAWLSAHGYQVTGFDASPALLEQARRRHPGTRFETATLPDLAELTGRSAANVLCETVLMHLPLADIGRGAARLYDLVEPGGVLYLSWRVTTGADVRDDAGRLYTAFPAGLIREALNGAVVLHDAEQRSASSGKVIHRVIVRRPARATGRGRPV; translated from the coding sequence ATGGACGACGACACCCGCACCGCTTACGAACGTGGCGCTGCTTCCTATGCGCAGGAATGGGAGGACGAGCAGGACGCCCCCACCGATCTGTACGACCTGCTCGCCGAGTTCTTCACTCCCGGAACGGCATTCGACGTCGGGTGTGGTTCCGGGCGCGATGCCGCCTGGCTCAGCGCTCACGGCTATCAGGTCACCGGATTCGATGCGTCTCCGGCGCTGCTGGAGCAGGCGCGCCGCCGCCACCCCGGCACCCGGTTCGAGACGGCCACCCTGCCCGATCTGGCGGAGTTGACGGGCCGCTCGGCGGCCAACGTGCTGTGCGAAACCGTGCTCATGCACCTGCCGTTGGCGGACATCGGACGTGGCGCCGCGCGTCTCTACGACCTCGTCGAGCCGGGCGGGGTGCTCTACCTCAGCTGGCGCGTCACCACCGGTGCCGACGTCCGCGACGATGCGGGGCGGCTCTACACCGCGTTTCCCGCCGGTCTGATCCGAGAGGCCCTGAACGGTGCGGTCGTGCTTCACGACGCGGAGCAGCGCAGCGCCTCCTCGGGCAAGGTCATCCACCGCGTGATCGTCCGACGGCCGGCGCGAGCGACCGGGCGTGGCCGTCCCGTCTAG